In the Quercus lobata isolate SW786 chromosome 5, ValleyOak3.0 Primary Assembly, whole genome shotgun sequence genome, one interval contains:
- the LOC115991982 gene encoding putative F-box protein At3g58860 isoform X1 yields the protein MMDEKIDDVDMISDMPAFIMHHILSFLPRKEAAKTSVLSKKWNSIWSSFPILDFDQCCYLNKDHLFADKHPENKKRVKKFMNIVDKSFGRRFQEHKLQLQKFKLHITLVDFKLASLVDKWIELAFENDAKEIDLLVETEENSCYTYTLPKTIFVAKSTNYCKLGQPFSWTGVKFYSLQKLRLQEVCLNEEIIQDIIHTCPFITDFGLIMFKGPKILEISNLPKLRNVTVIPDDNYVESVKIDLPNLQIFRLGYSNQCQLDITGCKDLKELWLDSVNITDQLFHFSISRFPHLETLLINDCSMLERVNISVQRLRELRIFSCQKLLYVEIDAPNLSLFRYCNSSNQMAKLFLKNAPCCLELNLKLDPNDLVDTHWFLNLREFLLMSNQRKYLKILVFLSEAVTFDLKELSGMSLPPPVELDLMKLDIRNSALSIDYVTFIDGLLWSCRPKILSVPTGLESLDKCIKVLCEMLVDREDLHRCLGDHKCWRSHLKGAEITSIAGNEDERLLDCKTLLDMLPTLAKDQEIQFRLDWEHHLHGYLD from the exons ATGATggatgaaaaaattgatgacGTGGATATGATATCTGATATGCCTGCATTTATCATGCATCACATATTGTCATTCCTACCCAGAAAAGAGGCAGCTAAGACCAGTGTCTTGTCCAAGAAATGGAATAGCATATGGTCTTCATTCCccattttggattttgatcaGTGCTGTTACCTTAATAAGGATCATCTCTTCGCAGATAAACATCCAGAGAATAAGAAAAGAGTTAAGAAGTTCATGAATATTGTGGACAAGTCTTTTGGTAGAAGATTTCAGGAGCATAAGTTGCAGttgcaaaaatttaaacttCACATTACTCTTGTTGACTTCAAGTTGGCTTCATTGGTTGATAAATGGATAGAGTTGGCCTTTGAAAATGATGCCAAAGAAATTGATCTTCTGGTTGAAACCGAAGAGAATTCATGCTATACTTATACTTTGCCCAAAACAATATTTGTTGCAAAATCAACCAACTATTGTAAGTTAGGACAACCATTTTCTTGGACTGGTGTGAAGTTTTATTCTCTACAAAAGTTACGGCTTCAGGAAGTTTGTCTGAATGAAGAGATTATCCAAGATATCATCCATACTTGCCCTTTTATCACTGATTTTGGTCTTATAATGTTTAAGGGACCGAAAATTCTTGAGATCTCCAACCTTCCTAAACTTCGTAACGTTACTGTGATTCCCGATGATAATTATGTTGAGAGTGTTAAAATTGACTTACCAAATCTTCAAATTTTCCGTCTAGGTTATTCAAATCAATGTCAGCTTGACATCACTGGATGCaaagatttgaaagaattatggTTAGACAGTGTGAACATCACGGACCAGTTATTTCACTTCAGTATTTCTAGATTTCCTCACCTTGAAACGTTGTTGATCAATGACTGCAGCATGTTGGAAAGGGTCAATATTTCTGTACAGAGGCTAAGGGAGTTAAGAATCTTCAGTTGCCAAAAGTTGTTATATGTTGAAATTGACGCTCCAAATCTGTCATTATTCCGATACTGCAACTCCAGCAATCAAATGGCTAAGCTATTTTTAAAGAATGCTCCATGTTGTTTGGAACTTAATCTTAAATTAGACCCTAATGATCTTGTTGACACTCATTGGTTCCTTAATTTGAGGGAATTTCTATTAAtgtcaaatcaaagaaaatatttgaagatATTAGTCTTCCTGAGTGAAGCG GTTACCTTTGATCTTAAAGAATTGAGTGGAATGTCACTTCCACCACCAGTTGAATTGGATCTTATGAAGCTAGATATACGAAATTCAGCACTCTCAATAGATTATGTAACCTTTATAGATGGCTTGCTCTGGAGTTGTCGTCCAAAGATTTTGTCAGTGCCAACGGGTTTGGAGTCCCTGGACAAGTGCATAAAg GTGCTATGTGAAATGTTGGTGGATAGAGAAGATCTACACCGCTGTTTGGGTGATCACAAATGTTGGCGATCTCATTTAAAAGGTGCAGAGATCACGAGTATTGCTGGGAATGAAGATGAGAGGCTCCTTGATTGCAAAACTTTGTTAGATATGTTGCCTACTCTTGCAAAAgatcaagagattcaatttagATTGGATTGGGAACACCATTTGCATGGTTATTTGGACTAA
- the LOC115991982 gene encoding uncharacterized protein LOC115991982 isoform X2 — translation MNIVDKSFGRRFQEHKLQLQKFKLHITLVDFKLASLVDKWIELAFENDAKEIDLLVETEENSCYTYTLPKTIFVAKSTNYCKLGQPFSWTGVKFYSLQKLRLQEVCLNEEIIQDIIHTCPFITDFGLIMFKGPKILEISNLPKLRNVTVIPDDNYVESVKIDLPNLQIFRLGYSNQCQLDITGCKDLKELWLDSVNITDQLFHFSISRFPHLETLLINDCSMLERVNISVQRLRELRIFSCQKLLYVEIDAPNLSLFRYCNSSNQMAKLFLKNAPCCLELNLKLDPNDLVDTHWFLNLREFLLMSNQRKYLKILVFLSEAVTFDLKELSGMSLPPPVELDLMKLDIRNSALSIDYVTFIDGLLWSCRPKILSVPTGLESLDKCIKVLCEMLVDREDLHRCLGDHKCWRSHLKGAEITSIAGNEDERLLDCKTLLDMLPTLAKDQEIQFRLDWEHHLHGYLD, via the exons ATGAATATTGTGGACAAGTCTTTTGGTAGAAGATTTCAGGAGCATAAGTTGCAGttgcaaaaatttaaacttCACATTACTCTTGTTGACTTCAAGTTGGCTTCATTGGTTGATAAATGGATAGAGTTGGCCTTTGAAAATGATGCCAAAGAAATTGATCTTCTGGTTGAAACCGAAGAGAATTCATGCTATACTTATACTTTGCCCAAAACAATATTTGTTGCAAAATCAACCAACTATTGTAAGTTAGGACAACCATTTTCTTGGACTGGTGTGAAGTTTTATTCTCTACAAAAGTTACGGCTTCAGGAAGTTTGTCTGAATGAAGAGATTATCCAAGATATCATCCATACTTGCCCTTTTATCACTGATTTTGGTCTTATAATGTTTAAGGGACCGAAAATTCTTGAGATCTCCAACCTTCCTAAACTTCGTAACGTTACTGTGATTCCCGATGATAATTATGTTGAGAGTGTTAAAATTGACTTACCAAATCTTCAAATTTTCCGTCTAGGTTATTCAAATCAATGTCAGCTTGACATCACTGGATGCaaagatttgaaagaattatggTTAGACAGTGTGAACATCACGGACCAGTTATTTCACTTCAGTATTTCTAGATTTCCTCACCTTGAAACGTTGTTGATCAATGACTGCAGCATGTTGGAAAGGGTCAATATTTCTGTACAGAGGCTAAGGGAGTTAAGAATCTTCAGTTGCCAAAAGTTGTTATATGTTGAAATTGACGCTCCAAATCTGTCATTATTCCGATACTGCAACTCCAGCAATCAAATGGCTAAGCTATTTTTAAAGAATGCTCCATGTTGTTTGGAACTTAATCTTAAATTAGACCCTAATGATCTTGTTGACACTCATTGGTTCCTTAATTTGAGGGAATTTCTATTAAtgtcaaatcaaagaaaatatttgaagatATTAGTCTTCCTGAGTGAAGCG GTTACCTTTGATCTTAAAGAATTGAGTGGAATGTCACTTCCACCACCAGTTGAATTGGATCTTATGAAGCTAGATATACGAAATTCAGCACTCTCAATAGATTATGTAACCTTTATAGATGGCTTGCTCTGGAGTTGTCGTCCAAAGATTTTGTCAGTGCCAACGGGTTTGGAGTCCCTGGACAAGTGCATAAAg GTGCTATGTGAAATGTTGGTGGATAGAGAAGATCTACACCGCTGTTTGGGTGATCACAAATGTTGGCGATCTCATTTAAAAGGTGCAGAGATCACGAGTATTGCTGGGAATGAAGATGAGAGGCTCCTTGATTGCAAAACTTTGTTAGATATGTTGCCTACTCTTGCAAAAgatcaagagattcaatttagATTGGATTGGGAACACCATTTGCATGGTTATTTGGACTAA